Proteins found in one Miscanthus floridulus cultivar M001 chromosome 4, ASM1932011v1, whole genome shotgun sequence genomic segment:
- the LOC136551534 gene encoding uncharacterized protein: MAWTKMVDRCLSTEWAAQHTAAQQRCLFMPGVSHHQGNRNLSGYARAWSVAIQGQECSNFAAFAMAHKGKASSDVSFNPDDPAEAYTNSSAYEKITEYTAAARSIHGPEYDPRTNNIDANTVMRIGQGKKHGRYWIGDSVIDTTSTPTLSQIRAQSTTASSLPAIRSRPSISQHRVDTLQAQVEEANRRTQELELGLAAERAAREADKLTQEKRLADIIA, translated from the exons ATGGCTTGGACGAAGATGGTGGACAGGTGCTTAAGCACGGAGTGGGCCGCTCAGCACACGGCTGCCCAGCAGCGGTGTTTGTTCatgccaggtgtatcacaccatcaaggcaaccgcaaCCTCTCTGGATACGCCCGAGCATGG TCGGTGGCAATTCAAGGCCAAGAGTGCTCCAACTTCGCCGCATttgccatggcacacaagggcaaggcgtcgtccgacgtctccttcaacccggACGACCCGGCCGAGGCGTACACAAACTCGAGCGCCTACGAGAAAATCACGGAGTACACGGCGGCGGCAAGGTCgatccatgggccagagtacgatccACGGACCAACAACATTGATGCAAACACCGTCATGAGGATtggacaaggcaagaagcatggccgctactggattggcgacagcgtgatcgacacgacctctactcccactctctcccagatccgagcacagagcacgacCGCCTCCTCACTCCCGGCGATACGCTCACGGCCGAGCAtttcacagcaccgggtcgacacactccag GCCCAGGTGGAAGAAGCAAACAGGAGGACCCAGGAGCTGGAGCTGGGGTTGGCGGCCGAGCGGGCCGCGCGGGAGGCCGACAAACTCACCCAGGAGAAAAGGTTGGCGGACATTATTGCCTAG